TTACGACCGCGGCGATTCCCGGCCGTAAAGCACCGATTTTAGTGACGTCCGAGATGGCGCAGCGGATGCAGCCAGGCTCGGTGATCGTGGATTTGGCCGCCGAACGGGGCGGAAATTGCGAGCTGACGACGCCCGGTGAGACGATCGTCAACCACGGCGTCACGATCATTGGATCGACGAATTTGCCCAGCGAGGTGCCCTATCACGCCAGCCAGATGTTCGCCAAGAACGTGCTGACCTTTTTGCAGCACCTATTGAAAGAGGGCTTGCCGGACAAGATCAATCTGGAGGACGAGATTACGCGAGAAACGCTAATTTGCGCCGATGGCAATGTCGTACATCCGCGGGTGAAGCAGTTGTTGGAAAGTTGACGGAACCGCGCAAGCACGAATACATAATGACAAAATTCGATGGACGAACGACGAATGAGATTCCAGCTTTCAATAGTCAATGACTAAAGGGCGCTTCGAGTGTAGTGCTCGGAACTTCATTCGTCATTCCACGGCTTCAAGGGCCTAAGTGTCTCTATGGATATTTCACGACCAATCATGCTGTTCGCGCAATCCGATGCGACGGCCGAAGTCGCGAAGGCCGTCGGCCGGCAAGTCGCGCAGCCCGATTATGCTTCGCTGCTGTTTGTGTTCATGCTTGCCACCTTTATCGGCATCGGCGTCATTATGCGCGTGTCTCGGCTGCTGCATACGCCGCTGATGTCGCTCACCAATGCGATTTCAGCGATTGCGGTGGTTGGGGCGATTCTGGTGGTGGGGAATGAAGAGCACTCCACAGGCATTCGGATCCTTGGCGGCGTTGCACTGTTTGCGTCGATGACCAATATCGTCAGCGGCTTTCTGATTACCGACCGGATGCTGAAGATGTTCAAGTCGCCCGGCACGGGAGGCAAACGCTAATGCACTTTGCGCTTCAGCAAGTCGCCTATTTGTTGGCCACCGCGCTGTTCATCTTTTCGTTGCACTGGATGAACGACCCAAAGTCCGCTCGGCGCGGCGTGTTCGCCGGTGTGGCGGCGATGGTGCTGGCCGTCTCGGCCACGTGGTTCTTATCGGGCGTGACCGGGCACGGCTGGATTTTGGTGGCGATCATCGCCGGGTTTGCCGTCGGCATACCGCTCTCGCGCGTGCCGCTGACCGCGGTGCCGCAGCGAACGGCTTTGTCGCATGCCTTTGGCGGATTGGCCGCGGGGCTGGTGGGCGTGGCGGAGTTCTATATGCGGAACGACCACGCCGAGCCGCTTAGCAAGCTGACGATGTTCGCGATCGTTGCCGAAGTAATTTTAGGATTCTTGACGTTTACGGGAAGCCTGTTGGCGACCGGCAAATTGCAAGGGGTGAATTGGATTCCCCAGCGGCCCGTCACCTATCGGTTCCAGAATTTCAGCAATCTCGGTCTGCTCTTGCTGGCGGTGATTTTAGGCTTGCTGGTTGTCTTCTATTTAGATCCCGCCCGGATTTGGATTGCGCTGGCTTTTCATGCGATCGTTCTACTCGCCTTGGTGTTCGGCGTGCTGCTGATCATTCCCATCGGCGGGGCCGATATGCCGACGGTGATTTCGATCTTGAACTCCTACGCTGGTCTGTCGGCCGTGGCGATGGGGTTTGTGTTGAATAATAACTTGCTGATCACGGCGGGGGCGCTCGATGGTTCCAGCGGCTTGATTTTGTCGATCATCATGTGCCGGGCGATGAACCGCTCGTTCACGAATGTGCTCTTCGGCGCCTTCGGCCAAGTGCAAGCGGCGGCGGCGACAACCGAAGAGCGCGCCTACAAGGAAGAAACCGTGGACGGGGCGGCTCAACTGCTCGAACAGGCATCGTTGGTCGTCATTATCCCCGGATATGGCATGGCGGTTGCTCAGGCGCAGCATCGGATCCGCGAATTGTACGATCAGCTCACCAAACGGGGCATCACGGTGAAATTTGCCATCCATCCGGTCGCCGGGCGGATGCCGGGTCATATGAATGTGCTGCTGGCTGAAGCGGACATTCCCTATGCCGACTTGGTGGAAATGGATGAAATCAACCCCGATCTGCCGCAGTGCGATGTGGCGCTCGTCGTGGGAGCCAACGACGTGGTAAACCCGGCGGCGCGGTATGATAAGAGCACGCCGATTTACGGCATGCCAATCATCGACGCCGACAAGGCCAAGACGGTGTTGTCGATCAAGCGCAGCAAAAGTCCCGGCTTCGCGGGGATCGACAACGAGTTGTATTTCAAAGACAACTCGTTCATGCTATTTGGCGACGCCAAGGCGGTGATTGGCGAACTGGTCAAGCAGCTTTCGCGCGGCGCGGGCGTCCACTAGTCGCGGAATTCGCAGAGATTTCCGCTGGTTGGCAGTTCGGTCGATTCGCGGAGTTCTCCAGAATTCCGCGGTAGTTTTCTTTGACGGTGGCATTTCAATCCCATGGCGGACACACCTCATAAATCGGCGCCCCATCTCGTCGGCGCGATGGACGCGCGACCTGAATTTCTCGTGACGCTGGGACTCATCCCACCCTGCACCGTCGAAGACGTAAAGCAAGCGTACTTGGCAAAAGTTAAGTCGGCGCATCCCGATGTGGGGGGCAATCCTGCCGAATTTCATCAGTTGCAGGAAGCCTACGAGCGGGCAACGGAGTGGGCCAAGTTTCGCGCTAGCCGCATTGCCTGGCTGGGAAACTGGGTCGAAAAATATGCCGAGCAAGAGACCCTCACCACGGAAATTCAGCGCCGCGGCGGCCAAGTTCATGTCGAAGGAGTCGATTGGTTGCGTCGCTCGTTTGGCGACGATTTTTCGCAAGTTGCCGCGAAAATCCAGGGCATTGAACTTACCGGCTCAGCCGTGGACGATAATACGCTTTCGTGGCTGGGAAGCTTTCGGCATTTGCTGACCTCGCTCCGGTCGATCAGCCTGGCGCGAAGTGCCGTGACCGACGCAGGCGTACAGCATCTGGCCGCGTTCCCTTCACTTCGCGAAGTGGATCTCTCGGAGACCAAAATCTCTGGTAGTGCTTTG
This genomic interval from Pirellulales bacterium contains the following:
- a CDS encoding NAD(P) transhydrogenase subunit alpha, yielding MLFAQSDATAEVAKAVGRQVAQPDYASLLFVFMLATFIGIGVIMRVSRLLHTPLMSLTNAISAIAVVGAILVVGNEEHSTGIRILGGVALFASMTNIVSGFLITDRMLKMFKSPGTGGKR
- a CDS encoding NAD(P)(+) transhydrogenase (Re/Si-specific) subunit beta, with the protein product MHFALQQVAYLLATALFIFSLHWMNDPKSARRGVFAGVAAMVLAVSATWFLSGVTGHGWILVAIIAGFAVGIPLSRVPLTAVPQRTALSHAFGGLAAGLVGVAEFYMRNDHAEPLSKLTMFAIVAEVILGFLTFTGSLLATGKLQGVNWIPQRPVTYRFQNFSNLGLLLLAVILGLLVVFYLDPARIWIALAFHAIVLLALVFGVLLIIPIGGADMPTVISILNSYAGLSAVAMGFVLNNNLLITAGALDGSSGLILSIIMCRAMNRSFTNVLFGAFGQVQAAAATTEERAYKEETVDGAAQLLEQASLVVIIPGYGMAVAQAQHRIRELYDQLTKRGITVKFAIHPVAGRMPGHMNVLLAEADIPYADLVEMDEINPDLPQCDVALVVGANDVVNPAARYDKSTPIYGMPIIDADKAKTVLSIKRSKSPGFAGIDNELYFKDNSFMLFGDAKAVIGELVKQLSRGAGVH